From the Vibrio algarum genome, one window contains:
- a CDS encoding DUF3466 family protein, giving the protein MNDYNEIVGQVDAETAGEVGGDQRDHRGFIYPYDDSETSSDTRRARFSNQAWWLDDLTNGGDYSDSNNHFRIFDASDINNAGVISATATQCFSDEDSVTSIEYDSTEHWAYCNEGDGDERIVAVMLVPISGATSDDISEREDDSTTTSRSGGSMHWLVTLILTLLLPIRRLIVTHKPMFLAKTKTSRAGF; this is encoded by the coding sequence ATCAATGATTACAATGAGATAGTAGGCCAGGTTGATGCGGAGACAGCTGGAGAAGTTGGTGGCGATCAACGGGATCACCGTGGCTTTATTTATCCATACGACGACTCCGAAACCAGCTCTGATACCAGAAGAGCGAGATTTTCTAATCAAGCATGGTGGTTAGACGACCTTACCAATGGTGGTGACTATAGTGATAGTAATAACCACTTTCGTATATTCGACGCAAGTGATATCAACAACGCTGGTGTCATTTCAGCTACAGCAACTCAATGCTTTTCTGACGAAGATAGCGTTACTTCAATAGAATATGATTCCACCGAACATTGGGCTTATTGTAACGAAGGTGATGGCGATGAACGTATCGTTGCTGTCATGCTAGTACCTATTTCAGGTGCTACAAGTGACGATATTTCTGAAAGAGAAGACGACTCAACAACCACGTCACGTAGTGGCGGAAGTATGCACTGGCTAGTTACTTTAATCCTAACCTTATTACTGCCTATCCGCAGATTAATTGTTACTCATAAGCCAATGTTTT
- a CDS encoding DUF3466 family protein produces the protein MIYIANKKSSLFLSLMLISTSPQSALYRVIEVTSPTDAVESYGISIEHDSSDTDCFSTYCADDAYALAGETFNGTEGFSYKEEVPFAIDNRFYYLDYDDLEDYCDDELGYSTCDYWAYNHWYGDIDSDIGGLKNEREAFYEADYQTNNTAFYDDETFTFVPDPGDNAPSESDYSYYFVEDTDDKVVNKMTIDSDNEEYVIGNTSSGYYAYGDNYIRMYRQRGYYLTGSEEVVLEPEADTSLTFADSSGEQNIISQMGQTMAFDSFSYNDQTYIVGSASVATFYYDDDYKDYDSENTTDSDDEDVTNCVDYSEPAFYPECQNFGFATRAFIWNISDANGPNSDENRFSAVDWETDTDSTYYDYNDDEASAQASIRGATIANGGTYDSLPVLVGYNTDIDDDNDNFVMQAAIFRPTSTTSFSVSENAWTTVFIEDATVEVDDYYIHSNSVVTDINENLIVIGHAKRDGDYPSGSVSDNRMFIADANDDEPSASFFNSQGETIFLAVPAEMPMPSMITMR, from the coding sequence ATGATATATATAGCTAACAAAAAGTCATCACTATTCCTTTCGCTGATGCTCATCTCCACATCTCCACAGTCCGCTCTCTATAGAGTAATTGAAGTGACCTCCCCAACGGATGCCGTAGAGTCTTATGGGATATCGATCGAACACGATAGTTCCGATACAGACTGCTTTTCTACCTATTGTGCTGATGACGCTTACGCATTAGCAGGGGAAACATTCAACGGTACAGAAGGCTTTTCTTATAAAGAAGAAGTGCCTTTTGCTATTGATAACCGGTTTTATTATTTGGATTACGATGATCTAGAAGACTATTGTGACGACGAATTGGGATACTCAACATGTGATTACTGGGCTTATAACCATTGGTATGGCGATATAGATAGCGATATAGGCGGATTGAAAAATGAGCGGGAGGCTTTTTACGAAGCTGATTACCAAACCAACAACACCGCGTTTTACGATGACGAGACGTTCACTTTCGTGCCAGACCCTGGAGACAACGCTCCATCAGAAAGCGATTACTCATATTATTTTGTAGAAGATACCGATGACAAAGTGGTCAATAAAATGACTATCGACAGCGACAACGAAGAATACGTTATCGGTAATACGAGTAGCGGTTATTACGCTTATGGTGATAATTATATCCGGATGTATCGTCAACGCGGGTACTACTTAACCGGATCCGAAGAAGTTGTCCTTGAGCCAGAAGCCGATACTAGTCTTACGTTTGCAGATTCCAGTGGAGAACAAAACATTATTTCTCAAATGGGGCAAACTATGGCTTTTGACTCATTTTCCTACAATGATCAAACTTATATAGTGGGCAGTGCTTCTGTTGCTACGTTCTACTATGACGATGATTATAAAGATTATGATTCAGAAAACACGACAGATAGCGATGACGAAGACGTTACAAACTGCGTAGATTACAGTGAGCCAGCTTTTTATCCCGAGTGTCAAAACTTTGGTTTTGCAACACGGGCCTTTATTTGGAACATTAGCGATGCGAACGGCCCAAACTCGGATGAAAACAGGTTTTCAGCAGTCGATTGGGAAACAGATACTGACAGCACTTACTATGACTACAATGACGATGAGGCGTCAGCGCAAGCAAGTATAAGAGGGGCGACCATCGCCAACGGAGGAACCTATGATTCACTCCCGGTTCTTGTCGGTTATAACACCGATATCGACGACGATAACGACAATTTTGTTATGCAGGCAGCAATATTCAGACCTACATCAACAACCAGTTTCAGTGTTAGCGAGAATGCATGGACGACGGTTTTTATAGAAGATGCTACCGTAGAAGTTGATGATTACTATATCCACAGTAACTCAGTTGTTACCGATATAAATGAAAACCTAATCGTCATTGGACATGCAAAGCGAGATGGTGACTACCCATCAGGCAGCGTATCAGACAACAGAATGTTTATCGCCGATGCTAATGATGATGAGCCCTCAGCAAGTTTTTTTAACAGCCAAGGCGAAACTATTTTTTTAGCAGTGCCGGCGGAAATGCCAATGCCATCAATGATTACAATGAGATAG
- the fghA gene encoding S-formylglutathione hydrolase — translation MELENVSASKVAGGWHKQYCFDSKTLNSKTRFAIFLPPNATEEKPVPVMYWLSGLTCNDENFMQKFGAFQVASRLGIAIVAPDTSPRGANVPDDVDGSYDFGLGAGFYVNATQPPWNTHYNMYDFVVDELPNMIERHFPVSSKRAISGHSMGGHGALMIALRNPDRYSSATAFSPITNPIKVPWGQKAFSNYLGDNRDNWEQYDTCKLMRNFSGSPVPMLVEQGDKDDFLHTQLKPDNLLTAVEYEKYPLEFRMQHGYDHSYFFIATFIEDHIRFHAKNWMTS, via the coding sequence ATGGAATTAGAAAATGTAAGTGCATCAAAGGTTGCTGGTGGTTGGCACAAACAATATTGTTTTGATTCAAAAACACTCAATAGTAAAACTCGCTTTGCTATATTTTTACCGCCAAATGCAACGGAAGAGAAACCTGTACCTGTTATGTATTGGTTATCGGGATTAACGTGTAATGATGAAAATTTTATGCAGAAATTTGGGGCGTTCCAAGTTGCATCTAGGCTCGGTATCGCTATTGTTGCTCCGGACACTAGCCCAAGAGGCGCAAACGTGCCAGATGATGTAGATGGTTCATACGATTTTGGCTTAGGTGCTGGGTTTTACGTCAATGCTACTCAACCTCCCTGGAATACTCATTACAACATGTATGACTTTGTGGTTGATGAACTACCTAATATGATCGAACGTCATTTTCCAGTATCTAGCAAGCGTGCTATTAGTGGGCATTCTATGGGGGGACATGGTGCACTAATGATTGCCCTAAGAAATCCCGACCGCTATAGCTCTGCGACTGCTTTTAGTCCAATTACAAATCCTATTAAGGTTCCTTGGGGACAAAAAGCCTTTTCTAATTATCTCGGTGACAATCGCGATAACTGGGAACAGTATGATACTTGTAAATTGATGAGAAACTTCTCAGGTTCACCGGTGCCAATGCTTGTTGAACAAGGGGATAAGGATGATTTTTTACATACACAGCTTAAGCCGGACAATTTATTAACTGCGGTTGAATATGAAAAATATCCACTAGAGTTTCGTATGCAGCATGGCTACGACCATAGTTATTTTTTCATCGCGACATTCATTGAGGATCACATACGTTTTCATGCTAAAAATTGGATGACTAGCTAG
- a CDS encoding EAL domain-containing response regulator translates to MSKKYKDVLIVEDQLFFQDILEIALKNVVPEQTKIERASSGNRAIEIIKSNIDSIGLLLLDMKMDDGDGITVLNYLEKHSLNHIPVYIVSSLDQNFISFVMQSISDLDVRLVGFIPKDTPDSVIERISDIENDIKSYISEDIIDRRKNSDKGDRKYETKDIINKLESDLILYVQPKINIQDTAFISGYEVLSRLYDDRLGIIEPSNFFHLIDTKDKKVHFNWLVLESVFKFLSVDISVGAYRNLSVNVDPEVLETESFVEKFVTLAKTYCIDLDLITIEIIEVSQIDTTKMYCNIAQLKLLGVKFALDDFGKGYSNLDRMERIPFDEIKLDQDLISNIERNDKEKDLVVSLLRYMLGEGCNVVAEGVENQTTNDVLQSIGFPEAQGYYYSMPKPINEIDSIFMQLFTSRVSLLLGDMNAESFLEIYDFFHVTTTETIDRYLANDNMNTTRTEFVHQVKGTLKTAGLNEAVKFIDLYNETGDKVYVHRLRKYLLFFNQMLHKKVVCSMGFH, encoded by the coding sequence ATGTCCAAGAAATATAAAGATGTACTAATTGTTGAAGACCAATTGTTTTTTCAAGATATTTTAGAAATAGCATTAAAAAATGTTGTTCCAGAACAAACCAAAATTGAAAGGGCATCAAGTGGAAACCGTGCAATTGAAATAATAAAAAGTAATATTGATTCCATTGGTCTATTGCTATTAGATATGAAAATGGATGATGGTGATGGTATCACGGTGCTCAATTACCTAGAAAAGCATTCACTTAATCACATCCCTGTATATATAGTAAGTTCATTAGATCAAAATTTCATTAGTTTTGTAATGCAATCAATTAGCGATCTGGATGTACGCCTCGTTGGCTTTATTCCAAAAGATACTCCCGATTCAGTTATAGAAAGAATATCGGATATAGAAAATGACATTAAATCCTATATTTCAGAAGATATTATTGATAGAAGGAAAAACTCTGATAAAGGTGATAGAAAATACGAAACTAAAGACATTATAAATAAACTGGAATCGGATCTTATTTTATACGTCCAGCCTAAGATAAATATTCAAGATACAGCATTTATCTCGGGATATGAAGTATTAAGCAGGTTGTATGATGATAGATTAGGCATAATCGAGCCGTCTAATTTCTTTCACCTTATTGATACTAAAGATAAAAAAGTCCACTTCAACTGGTTGGTATTAGAAAGCGTATTTAAGTTTTTGAGTGTAGATATCAGTGTTGGCGCATATAGAAACTTGTCGGTTAATGTTGATCCAGAAGTACTTGAAACTGAGAGCTTTGTAGAAAAGTTTGTCACTCTCGCAAAGACGTATTGTATTGACTTGGATTTAATTACAATCGAAATAATAGAAGTTTCGCAAATTGATACAACCAAAATGTACTGTAATATCGCCCAATTAAAGCTATTAGGAGTCAAATTCGCCTTAGATGATTTTGGCAAGGGATATTCAAATTTGGACAGAATGGAACGTATACCATTTGATGAAATTAAATTAGACCAAGATTTGATCAGTAATATAGAAAGAAACGATAAAGAGAAGGATCTGGTCGTATCATTACTTCGGTATATGTTAGGTGAGGGCTGTAATGTCGTAGCGGAAGGAGTAGAAAATCAAACAACTAACGACGTACTTCAATCGATTGGTTTTCCTGAAGCGCAAGGATATTACTATTCAATGCCAAAGCCAATCAATGAGATAGATAGTATTTTCATGCAATTGTTTACTAGTCGAGTTTCATTGCTATTAGGCGATATGAATGCTGAAAGCTTTCTTGAGATTTATGATTTCTTTCATGTGACTACAACAGAAACTATAGATAGATATCTCGCAAACGATAATATGAATACAACTCGGACCGAGTTTGTTCATCAGGTGAAAGGAACGCTTAAAACGGCAGGACTTAACGAGGCGGTTAAATTTATCGATTTATATAACGAAACGGGAGATAAGGTGTACGTTCATAGGCTGAGAAAATATCTTTTATTTTTCAACCAAATGCTGCATAAAAAAGTGGTGTGTTCAATGGGATTTCATTAA
- a CDS encoding helix-turn-helix domain-containing protein, translating to MKVVDFGKVIKRLRTLESITQSELVSLIDAATGGETGVDTVSVSRWENNIITPSHRRQVEIVNSLGYELSELIEPDVISVCQQDLEMALNSRIIDAKYWDFTSTPCKKDNIEKKACEWRAHLL from the coding sequence ATGAAAGTTGTAGATTTTGGTAAAGTGATAAAAAGGCTTAGAACGTTAGAGAGTATCACTCAAAGTGAATTGGTTTCTTTGATTGATGCAGCTACAGGTGGAGAAACAGGTGTTGATACGGTTTCTGTTAGTCGCTGGGAAAACAACATAATAACGCCATCACATAGAAGGCAAGTTGAGATCGTTAATAGTTTAGGCTATGAATTATCTGAATTGATAGAGCCGGATGTAATCTCTGTTTGTCAGCAAGATTTGGAGATGGCTTTAAACTCTAGAATCATCGATGCTAAATATTGGGATTTTACGTCTACACCGTGCAAAAAAGATAATATTGAGAAAAAAGCTTGTGAGTGGAGAGCTCATCTCTTATAA